In the genome of Dermacentor silvarum isolate Dsil-2018 chromosome 1, BIME_Dsil_1.4, whole genome shotgun sequence, one region contains:
- the LOC119440275 gene encoding uncharacterized protein K02A2.6-like has product MLEHAYLEVLSRSAVSQVTSWDPVLSQVVKAVSRGEELVQQAYSHKAAKLSLQQGCLLWCSRVVIPQGLRSRVLQLLHAGHPGVEKMKMVAWSHVWWPGLDQDINHMVQSCQVSQEHQRASRHVEITPWLFPKRPWSCLHVDFGGSFKGHYFLVVVDAFSKWVEVLPVTTPSAGVTIATLRQVFAAQGLPDVIVSESCPSFASTEYLAWLTKNGIRRMMVPL; this is encoded by the coding sequence ATGCTAGAGCACGCGTACCTGGAGGTACTCTCGAGATCTGCGGTGTCACAGGTGACCAGCTGGGACCCAGTCCTGTCCCAGGTGGTCAAGGCGGTGTCTCGAGGGGAGGAGTTGGTGCAGCAGGCTTACAGCCACAAGGCTGCCAAGCTGAGCCTACAGCAGGGCTGCCTACTGTGGTGTTCCAGGGTGGTGATCCCACAAGGTCTCCGGTCCAGGGTCCTGCAGTTGCTGCACGCGGGTCATCCTGGTGTAGAAAAGATGAAGATGGTGGCCTGGTCCCACGTTTGGTGGCCTGGCCTAGACCAGGACATCAATCACATGGTGCAGAGCTGCCAAGTCAGCCAGGAGCACCAGCGGGCCTCACGTCATGTGGAGATCACCCCCTGGCTGTTCCCAAAGAGACCCTGGTCCTGCTTGCATGTGGATTTTGGGGGTTCCTTCAAGGGCCACTACTTCCTGGTAGTGGTGGACGCCttttcgaagtgggtggaggtccTACCTGTCACCACTCCTTCAGCAGGCGTGACCATTGCAACGCTGCGACAGGTCTTCGCCGCCCAGGGGTTGCCGGACGTCATTGTGTCCGAGAGTTGCCCCTCTTTCGCCAGCACAGAGTACCTGGCCTGGCTGACGAAGAACGGAATTCGCCGGATGATGGTTCCGCTGTAA